In the genome of Cryptomeria japonica chromosome 8, Sugi_1.0, whole genome shotgun sequence, one region contains:
- the LOC131857712 gene encoding uncharacterized protein LOC131857712: MVDNYAIRNPIFDGTNYAFWSIKMKAYLNALGYDVWQSVVDGYTPPSTPPTDATGKRKGENNAKAKHALLCNLADSEFTKVMHCKSAKEIWNKLKSIYEGDEKVREAKLQSLRMKFESLKMKEDEDITTYFLCVDEIVNAITTLGEEVEDTPFVQKLLRTLTMKFDPKISSTEEMKDLKTLTKDELFGILTTYEMRREDKPSQKEVSFKASKKGNNKNHTPKESTSSESDEAEAYFMRKFKKGKDDIIFGGSKNQMCEEFASNMQKEFEMSMLGELSFFLGL; the protein is encoded by the exons ATGGTAGATAACTATGCAATTAGAAATCCAATTTTCGATGGgacaaattatgcattttggaGTATCAAGATGAAAGCCTATTTGAACGCACTTGGTTATGATGTTTGGCAATCCGTGGTAGATGGATACACACCTCCATCAACTCCTCCGACTGATGCAACAGGAAAGAGGAAAGGTGAGAATAATGCCAAAGCAAAACATGCTCTCCTATGCAACCTGGCTGATTCTGAATTTACAAAAGTCATGCATTGCAAATCAGCAAAAGAGATATGGAACAAACTGAAAAGTATCTATGAAGGGGATGAAAAGGTAAGAGAGGCCAAGCTTCAATCacttagaatgaaatttgaaagccttaaaatgaaggaagatgaagaTATCACCACCTACTTTTTGTGTGTAGATGAAATcgtaaatgcaatcacaacattaGGAGAAGAAGTTGAAGACACACCTTTCGTTCAaaagttgttgagaacattgacaaTGAAATTTGATCCTAAGATATCATCAACAGAAGAAATGAAGGATTTAAAAACATTAACAAAAGATGAATTGTTTGGAATCCTCACAACTTATGAAATGAGGAGAGAAGACAAACCATCACAAAAGGAGGTATCTTTCAAAGCATCAAAGAAGGGCAATAACAAAAATCATACACCAAAAGAGAGTACAAGCAGTGAATCAGATGAGGCTGAAGCTTACTTCATGAGAAAGTTCAAAAAGGGCaaag atgatatcatttttggtggtagTAAGAATCAAATGTGTGAAGAATTTGCTTCTAACATGCAAAAAGAATTCGAGATGTCTATGCTTGGAGAACTTTCTTTCTTCTtgggattgtag